A stretch of the Maridesulfovibrio zosterae DSM 11974 genome encodes the following:
- a CDS encoding DotU family type IV/VI secretion system protein: protein MILAQSISCTAGSERLDHSAIRQFREFTGLLFKILTTAFSEQTDFESPDQLQGELLELLQSQVKMLPASSAAEVQLVMVGLADDLFLSNEWYGQAWWNSNPLEYRLFGTRSAGDRLYAIADRIICERSRDNAALAAILLDAFALGFTGKYGDSVNSIPTVYHSGLRELIVLGRTQEELSQTTFCPDAYGRNFTPSVARSLPSLRYWMLGAGLVCVSLLVLSHFVWCSAIDPLRDVLNQLPV from the coding sequence ATGATCCTTGCACAATCAATTTCATGTACTGCTGGAAGTGAGCGTCTTGATCATTCTGCTATACGACAGTTTCGGGAATTCACAGGGCTGCTTTTTAAAATCCTGACTACGGCATTTTCAGAACAAACTGATTTTGAGTCTCCAGACCAGCTTCAGGGTGAGCTCTTAGAGTTACTGCAAAGCCAGGTAAAAATGCTTCCGGCCAGCAGCGCTGCTGAGGTTCAACTTGTTATGGTTGGTCTGGCTGACGATCTGTTTTTATCTAATGAATGGTACGGACAGGCATGGTGGAATTCCAATCCTCTTGAATATCGACTTTTCGGAACCAGATCTGCGGGTGACAGGCTATATGCAATCGCCGACCGTATAATCTGTGAACGTTCACGGGATAATGCCGCATTAGCGGCAATATTGCTTGATGCCTTTGCTCTAGGGTTTACAGGAAAATATGGAGACTCCGTAAACAGTATACCTACTGTATATCATTCCGGTTTACGAGAATTGATTGTCCTTGGACGTACTCAAGAAGAATTATCACAAACAACTTTTTGTCCAGATGCTTATGGGCGTAATTTTACTCCATCTGTAGCTCGTAGTCTTCCATCTCTTAGATATTGGATGCTTGGAGCTGGTTTAGTGTGCGTGAGCTTGCTTGTTCTTTCTCATTTTGTTTGGTGTTCAGCTATTGATCCGCTTAGGGATGTTCTTAATCAGTTACCTGTGTAG
- the tssK gene encoding type VI secretion system baseplate subunit TssK → MSDSTAIPDAVLWHEGMLLMPQHFQAADQHHEAQLHYKLMSLNPFSWGVNSLEINQGLLLQGLFRVLSLSAVMPDGQIVCFKNDNARHIELEISLDATAAEQPEGVCIWITIPRHADGTLVDDKTSRYYSRETIVRDQTTGEEIQVPGLVPNIALWAGDIPPSRFSALPLAHVKAKGVQFFLTHFVSPLMVVRDDTKLYSLCHTLAERIRSKASTLVDRAASLSANESSLLLETRFHMLGLLTGLSAFEALLHSGAAHPLTLFTAMHSLAGGAASIGGAFLPPRVDYEHADPMRCFKKLAAFICRMIEAGIPEAYKTHVFKQEKSVFTLEVKNIPYSEGDYIIGVSFGPNDDPQKIKEWMDQAVIGKDETLNKLMKQRTIGAKRSILDRIAGMVTPVKVILYKVHMDEATAPPNELFIAGVAEGQDMLRPSSICLFTFHTSNNDTSTANYSAENLNFVSESNVQTGVK, encoded by the coding sequence ATGAGTGATTCTACTGCCATTCCTGATGCTGTCCTTTGGCATGAGGGTATGCTTCTCATGCCTCAACATTTCCAAGCGGCAGATCAACACCATGAAGCTCAATTACATTACAAGCTGATGAGTCTTAACCCATTTAGTTGGGGGGTAAATTCTCTTGAAATCAATCAAGGGCTTTTGCTTCAGGGGCTTTTTCGTGTCCTTAGCTTGAGTGCTGTTATGCCAGATGGGCAGATAGTATGTTTTAAGAATGATAATGCCCGGCATATAGAATTGGAAATATCCCTTGATGCTACGGCTGCCGAACAACCTGAGGGAGTGTGTATCTGGATCACAATACCGAGACATGCTGACGGAACATTAGTCGATGACAAAACCTCTCGATACTATAGCCGGGAAACGATTGTCCGAGATCAGACTACCGGTGAAGAGATTCAGGTGCCTGGGCTGGTGCCCAATATTGCATTGTGGGCAGGAGATATTCCTCCTTCACGATTTTCGGCCTTGCCGTTGGCTCATGTCAAAGCAAAAGGCGTACAGTTTTTTCTAACACATTTTGTCTCTCCGTTAATGGTTGTTAGAGACGATACAAAGCTATACTCGCTGTGCCATACATTGGCAGAGAGGATACGGAGTAAGGCTTCGACTTTGGTTGATAGAGCCGCATCGTTAAGTGCAAATGAATCTTCTTTATTGTTGGAAACACGTTTTCATATGTTAGGGCTTCTTACAGGTCTTTCGGCATTTGAAGCACTGCTTCATTCCGGGGCTGCACATCCACTGACATTATTTACAGCAATGCACAGCCTTGCAGGAGGAGCAGCAAGTATAGGCGGAGCATTTCTGCCGCCGCGTGTTGACTATGAGCATGCCGATCCCATGCGGTGCTTTAAAAAACTAGCCGCTTTTATTTGCCGTATGATTGAAGCTGGTATCCCAGAAGCATATAAAACGCATGTGTTTAAACAAGAAAAATCTGTATTCACTCTTGAAGTCAAGAATATACCATACAGTGAGGGCGATTATATCATAGGAGTCTCTTTTGGACCGAATGATGATCCTCAGAAAATAAAGGAATGGATGGATCAGGCGGTCATAGGCAAGGACGAGACACTGAATAAACTTATGAAGCAGCGCACCATCGGTGCCAAGCGTAGCATTCTTGATCGTATCGCGGGGATGGTAACACCTGTTAAGGTTATTCTATATAAAGTTCATATGGATGAAGCGACTGCTCCACCAAATGAACTTTTCATTGCCGGTGTAGCTGAAGGGCAAGATATGCTACGGCCTTCTTCGATATGCCTATTTACCTTTCATACAAGCAACAATGACACTTCTACTGCTAATTATTCAGCAGAAAATTTGAATTTTGTTTCAGAGTCAAATGTGCAGACCGGAGTGAAATGA
- a CDS encoding IS110 family transposase encodes MTVKLTRRADSLDCIKLAELAVSGLLRSIAIPNEREEAFRALSRRRHHLTDSIRKAKQRIRVLLLSSGVNEPVSIDR; translated from the coding sequence GTGACTGTGAAACTCACAAGGAGAGCTGACAGTCTTGACTGCATAAAGCTCGCGGAACTTGCAGTGTCAGGCCTGCTCCGGTCAATTGCTATTCCTAACGAAAGAGAAGAAGCATTTCGTGCATTATCGCGAAGACGCCATCATCTCACTGATTCAATACGTAAGGCGAAGCAACGTATCAGAGTTCTGCTTTTGTCTTCAGGTGTTAATGAACCAGTAAGTATAGACCGCTAA
- a CDS encoding biotin attachment protein, translated as MLNIKELLEDIKASPYEEIEISVPHTGLVEYSGLKVGDKVNGPCGEWKEKSGTVLAKLTRERNTKTITAPEKGEIVSIRQELEGQFVEAGESLIKIRHFLSKEEVIQLILKKALFLFNAPEKAKYYFTPEVDTKIKGSGERSVKVTEGLDLFIVSRMKRETALNYSGPEGLIYSVYFQNGDNVDAGQPLIGVCPADQLNQIQEVVNRVQSEWEENE; from the coding sequence GTGTTAAATATTAAAGAGTTGCTAGAAGATATTAAGGCTTCACCCTACGAAGAAATTGAAATTTCAGTACCACATACAGGTCTAGTGGAATATTCAGGCCTTAAGGTTGGCGACAAGGTTAATGGTCCTTGTGGAGAGTGGAAGGAAAAATCTGGAACGGTGCTGGCAAAGCTTACCCGTGAAAGAAACACTAAGACTATTACTGCTCCCGAAAAAGGTGAAATTGTTTCTATCAGACAGGAGCTTGAAGGGCAGTTTGTTGAAGCAGGAGAATCTCTTATTAAGATTCGTCATTTCCTCTCTAAAGAAGAAGTGATACAGCTTATTTTGAAGAAGGCTCTTTTTCTTTTTAATGCACCGGAAAAAGCAAAATACTATTTCACTCCTGAGGTTGATACTAAGATCAAAGGTTCCGGCGAGCGTTCTGTAAAAGTTACCGAAGGTCTGGACCTTTTCATTGTTTCTCGCATGAAAAGAGAAACAGCCTTAAATTATAGTGGTCCTGAAGGACTTATTTATTCTGTTTATTTTCAGAATGGTGATAATGTAGATGCCGGTCAGCCTCTTATAGGCGTGTGTCCCGCTGACCAGTTAAATCAGATTCAGGAAGTTGTGAATCGAGTCCAAAGTGAATGGGAAGAGAACGAATAG
- a CDS encoding carboxyl transferase domain-containing protein has protein sequence MNTDKRIDALSERLTYIRDIFSNGENANIAMLSSELSEFRELRNSFSNEESARRLSRLEDLFSFLESKLEKELSPMDFVRIVRHPQRICLTDILENVYDNYTELGGLGEFSIDPSMLIAQAYITRRVGQKIIHQPVMVIGQEKGHGQEFRNGGSVKPWGNAKALHYMKVAQAEGIPIHTYVFTPGSYPVEDYPGAAQQIAKNIYEMGNIDVPIISVISEGGSGGAEAIGLADRRLMLSHGYYSVISPEGAAAIEANLTDGERVSDTLIAGCAKRLAITAADNLRMGYIDRIIQEPDLGAKPNSYDFFRQLRTEVIRATNEACISVKGLKLFRAMALKQQNADEGEDVFMRWALSHRARKRLVEKRYEKFRRLSTSAYMDHRSIFLRTVSAIQGVAWATKSWFFYNLVGRGVRAAKQGMEEIQAEAHLVKERTARILQKNNNECLSERKMSAEVRDKLFCLSNPGQGPCFEEGRWKYNSPRGRVDRTYSCPNAAKEGCLDLWGPDLFRDFAGVCSHCGHHFPMEYQWYLYNVFNYADGFEFNSGIESANPIDYEGFDLKLDEARKKTGLRSACITFETRMNDINAVVICLAAPFRGGSVGAAEGEKIIRATERAQRKQLPLIAYIHGTAGIRIQEGTNGVLQMPRCTMALRRYVDAGGLYLVIYDSNSYGGSVASFLGCSPYQFGIRSSKIGFAGPRVIAETTGIAVPPDYHNAWNALSRGHIQGIWDRREMAKNIQQSLMTMGGRNLYYR, from the coding sequence TTCTGAGCTAAGTGAGTTCCGTGAATTGCGAAACTCTTTTTCAAATGAGGAATCAGCACGCAGGCTTTCCCGTCTAGAAGATCTTTTTTCTTTCCTTGAATCTAAACTCGAAAAAGAACTTAGTCCTATGGATTTCGTGCGCATTGTCCGCCATCCGCAACGTATCTGTCTTACAGATATTCTGGAGAATGTTTACGATAATTATACTGAACTTGGTGGGCTTGGAGAATTCAGTATTGACCCTTCAATGCTCATTGCACAGGCATATATAACCCGTAGAGTCGGCCAGAAGATTATTCACCAGCCTGTTATGGTAATTGGTCAGGAAAAGGGGCATGGGCAGGAATTTCGTAATGGCGGTTCAGTAAAACCTTGGGGTAATGCCAAGGCTTTGCATTACATGAAGGTTGCACAGGCTGAAGGAATACCTATTCATACCTACGTTTTCACTCCCGGTTCATATCCAGTAGAAGATTATCCCGGAGCAGCGCAGCAGATTGCCAAAAATATTTATGAGATGGGCAACATTGATGTGCCGATTATATCTGTTATTTCCGAAGGCGGTTCAGGCGGTGCCGAGGCCATAGGTCTTGCCGACCGCAGGCTAATGCTATCTCATGGTTATTACTCTGTTATTTCCCCTGAGGGAGCTGCAGCAATTGAAGCAAACCTTACTGACGGGGAAAGGGTCAGTGATACATTGATTGCTGGATGTGCAAAAAGGTTGGCTATAACTGCTGCTGATAACCTCAGAATGGGATATATTGACCGGATTATTCAAGAACCTGATCTTGGTGCAAAACCGAATAGTTACGATTTTTTCAGGCAGTTGCGGACTGAGGTTATAAGAGCGACTAATGAAGCATGTATTTCAGTGAAAGGCCTTAAGCTTTTTCGGGCTATGGCACTTAAGCAGCAGAATGCCGATGAAGGAGAGGATGTTTTCATGCGCTGGGCTCTGAGTCATAGAGCGCGCAAACGGCTGGTCGAGAAGCGTTATGAAAAATTTCGCAGGTTATCCACCTCTGCTTACATGGACCACCGGTCAATCTTTTTACGCACTGTTTCAGCAATTCAGGGAGTCGCCTGGGCGACTAAATCATGGTTTTTTTATAATCTCGTGGGGCGGGGGGTTAGAGCTGCAAAGCAGGGGATGGAAGAAATTCAGGCGGAAGCCCACCTTGTTAAAGAGCGCACTGCACGAATACTCCAAAAGAATAATAACGAATGTTTGTCTGAGCGTAAAATGTCAGCAGAAGTTCGTGATAAATTATTTTGTCTGTCTAATCCGGGGCAGGGACCTTGTTTTGAAGAGGGGCGCTGGAAATATAACAGCCCACGAGGTCGTGTAGATCGGACGTACTCCTGTCCTAATGCTGCTAAAGAAGGTTGCCTTGACCTTTGGGGACCAGATCTTTTTAGAGATTTTGCTGGGGTATGCAGCCATTGTGGACACCATTTTCCCATGGAATATCAGTGGTATCTGTATAATGTTTTTAATTACGCCGATGGTTTTGAGTTTAATTCCGGAATAGAATCAGCAAATCCTATTGACTATGAAGGATTTGACTTGAAACTTGATGAGGCTCGCAAAAAGACAGGCTTGCGCTCAGCTTGCATAACATTTGAAACACGCATGAATGATATTAATGCTGTTGTCATTTGTCTTGCAGCCCCTTTTAGAGGGGGATCGGTCGGAGCTGCTGAAGGGGAAAAAATTATTCGTGCCACAGAGCGGGCACAGCGTAAACAGCTGCCTCTCATTGCTTATATCCATGGAACTGCCGGAATTAGAATTCAGGAAGGTACAAACGGAGTTCTTCAGATGCCTCGTTGTACTATGGCGTTACGTCGTTACGTAGATGCAGGTGGATTGTATCTAGTTATTTACGATTCCAATTCTTATGGTGGATCAGTTGCCAGTTTTCTTGGATGTTCACCTTACCAGTTTGGTATACGGTCTTCGAAAATAGGTTTTGCAGGACCAAGGGTTATCGCTGAGACAACAGGTATTGCTGTCCCACCGGATTATCATAATGCATGGAATGCACTTTCGCGAGGGCATATTCAGGGGATATGGGATAGGCGCGAAATGGCTAAAAATATTCAACAGTCCTTAATGACTATGGGCGGTAGGAATTTATACTATAGATAG
- a CDS encoding single-stranded DNA-binding protein encodes MAGSMNKVILIGRIGQDPKLSYTTSGQAVANFSVATDEGYKDRNSGQKVDKTEWHRVVAWRQTAEFVGKYLSKGRLVLVEGKLQTRKWQDQNGQDRYTTEIQANNVQGLDSRQDGAYQGGQQEGYSQGQQQGGYQQGQQFNNQQGGYQSQNQAQAQPQQQNNQQAQGQQYGSYPDDEDLGPAFPSEASGMDEVPF; translated from the coding sequence ATGGCAGGAAGCATGAATAAAGTTATTTTGATTGGACGCATCGGGCAGGACCCGAAACTGTCGTATACAACCTCCGGTCAGGCTGTTGCGAATTTTTCAGTTGCTACTGATGAAGGCTATAAAGATCGTAACTCTGGACAGAAAGTTGATAAAACTGAATGGCATCGTGTTGTTGCATGGCGTCAGACTGCTGAGTTTGTAGGTAAATATCTCTCTAAAGGTCGTCTTGTACTGGTTGAAGGTAAGCTTCAGACCCGTAAGTGGCAGGACCAGAATGGTCAGGACCGCTATACTACCGAAATTCAGGCCAACAATGTTCAAGGTTTGGATAGCAGGCAGGACGGAGCATATCAGGGCGGACAGCAGGAAGGATATTCGCAGGGACAGCAACAAGGTGGATATCAGCAGGGGCAGCAGTTCAATAATCAGCAGGGTGGCTATCAGTCTCAGAATCAGGCTCAAGCCCAGCCTCAGCAGCAGAATAATCAGCAGGCACAAGGTCAGCAGTATGGCAGCTATCCTGATGATGAAGATTTAGGTCCAGCTTTTCCTTCTGAAGCAAGTGGTATGGACGAGGTTCCGTTCTGA